AAAAAAACAGTAGTTGAAACTAAAAACACCACTACCAACACCACCAACTCAAGCAATGACACAACGACTACAAAAGTTACAAAACGTCCAGAACTAGAATTACAAGTTGACAAACCAATCCCAGATATTAAAACAGGAGTTTCTAAAAATTGCGATAGCATTTGCAACCAGGAGAAAGAAAAAATATTTGAATCGCTTAACGGCAAATTAAAGCAAGGTAAAAACGAAATTAGTTTTTATTATAATAAATATACAAAAACGTTAACCGCTTACTCAAAGCTGCAAGAAGCCTACGACAGCATAGTAATTTCAAAAAGCAAAAAAGACGTTAGCACCAAAACAACCATTGAAACAATAAAACCAGTATTGATAGAAAAACCATTAACACAAGAGCAAAAATTCAACCTTTGGGTTGGTCGTTTGTTTTGGCTTTTTTTACTAATATTTATCATTTGGAAAATCAAAAAATAATATAACCATTAAAAAACCAATATTATGAATACAACAACTAAAGTAATTGTAGGAGCAGCAGCAGTTTTCGGAATAGCAACCTACTTAAAAAAGAAAAAAAACCAAGAAGCAGCAACCCCAAGTTATTCAGATGCGGGAACTACATTGCCACAACAAACCTACGAAGGAAAATTAGTTGTAAAAGACAACGGAAATTGGTTTGTAGTTTTAAACGGTCAGCGTTGGTACACAGCAAACGTACAGGCTATTGTTGATTTTCAAAACAAATATCCTGGAAACGAAACTCCAATTGAAGGATTAACAGAAGAACAATTGGCAGCTTATCCAATAAGCGGACATATCTACGAAAATTTAGAGTTAAGACCTTTCAATTCAACAAGAAGATTAGGCGAACCAACTAGACAAATTCCAGTTTGTGTTAGAACTAATCCAGACGGAAGCACAACGACTTACAGTCAACAAGGCGGCGACAGACCATGCCCATACGGAGGTAAAGTTCAAATGCCTAGAACTTTGGTAAGTAATAGTTTTACAGGCTTAGGAAATCCTATGTTTTTAGGCATCTAAAAAACACAAACAAACCATGAAATCAAATAACACATATTTATATGCAGGATTGGGTTTGTTAACCATTATCGGTGTTGTTTCTCTTTCAAGAAAGAAGGCAGAAACAACTACCGATATACCTTTTAACGAAAACCCAACAACGCCTTTACCAATTGTTTTAGACGAAAACAAATTGCTAAAAAAAGGAAGTACAGGACCAGAAGTCCAAAAACTTCAAGAAATGTTAAACGTTGGTGCTGACGGTGTTTTTGGTTCAATTACTGAAGCTGCATTGTATAGACAAAAAGCGGTTAAACAAACTACGTTAAAACAGTTTGTAGCGTTACCAAATGCCAACCCCGACAGAATACCAAGCGGATCAAGAGTAATGATAAACAACCCAAACGGTTCAAATCTTTACATTGCTCAACAAAATGCCGACAAACTTTGGTACAAAACGAATGATGTTTTTTTACACATGAATTTTGGACGTGAAGCAGGAGTAGTAAGATCATCAACTCAATTAGGCGATTGGTACTTAGTTTTATACGGTAACTATAAAATGATTTTCGTAAAAGCAACTGACGTGAAAAAAATATAAATTATGGCAAATGATATGTTAAAGCTAATAGGTGTTATTGCGGGAGCAACAACACTTTTTGCGTTTAAGAAAAAACGTGATTATACCGAAGTAATTGAAAAAATGACTATTGATCTTCATAGTGTTTCAAACTTGCGATATAAAGGCGGAATACTCTTTATGAACGTTTCAATTTCGTTTCATAACAACACTAATATTGATTTTGATATTTATACTGTTGGCATGATTTCACTACGTAAAATAAGATTGTTTTACAAAGGAAATTTAATAGGCGAAGCCGAAAGCAACCTAACAGAATTTTCGTTACCCGCAAAAAGTAATGTTGTTGTGCAAAACATTGAAACAAAATTATTACTTTTGAATATAATAGATCAGTTTCTAAACAACGGAATCGACGGAAATTTAGAGAATTACCAACTTCAAATTGAAGTCGAAGCATTAGGCAAAACCTATACCATTGACCAAGAACTAGCCTATTAAACCATTAAAGACCAATTTTTATGCCAGTTACAAAAACCTTCAACCGTTTAGGCGGTAAGTCTTTTTCTCGTTCAGAAATCACAAAACTAAGCACTCAAGCGTTTGACGAGCAAAATTTCGTTGTACACGAAAAAATATCTAAACTTCTTAATGATAACCCAGACACAGAAATTTTTGAGTTTGAGGAAAACGCCGTTACCAAATTACCAGAATCATTGGACCGTTTAAGCGGCTTAGAGTTTAAAAAAGAAGGCAAAGACTTTGTATATTACTTAGACGGACAAAAAGCCGCCACAGTAAACCCAAAAGGCGTAATAACCTGGCATAAAAAAGGTATTGGACAAACAGGACGTAGAAAAATTAGAAAAAAAGCGCACAGCCTAGATCAAGATATTTTAAGCGGTTTAGAATTTATTGAAAACGATGCAGATTTTGACCAATTAGGCAAAGCCGTTTCTCCTAATGATGTTTACCAAATGATTACCGATAAAATGCTGCTAATGATCAAAGAAGCAACAGGAAGCGGTTACGTTCAAAAATGGAAAGCAAAACAATACGGCACAGGCTATACTATTCCTTTCAATTGGGAAACAAAAAAACGTTACAGAGGCGTAAATGTATTTTTACTAGCAGGTTTTGAACCTTTAGAAAATCCTTATTTTCTAACGTTTAAACAAATTGAATCCAACAAAGGAAAATTAAAAAAAGGATCAAAAGGTTTTCCAGTAGTTTATTTTACATACTTGTATAAAGTTGAAGATAAAAAGAAAAACATTGATTTTGGCACGTATGACAAAGAAAAAGCCATTAAGTATGCAATTGAAATAGGCAAAACCGAAAAGGACGTAAAAAGAATACCAATTTTAAAATATTACAATGTTTTCAACGGAAAAGACGTTGAAAATATAGATTTTGATTTAAAAAACTTCAAAATAGGTTTTATCGAAAATGAATTACCTGCATCCGAAGAAAAACGCTTACCTATTGCCGATGCAATAGTAGAAAATTATCCTAGTCCTGCTCCAAAATTAAAACACGGCGGCGACAGGGCTTTTTATTCTCCTGGTCAAGATTTAATTCAAATGCCGCATTTAGTAGATTTTGAAACCTCACAAGATTATTACAGAACGTTGTTTCACGAACTTTCACACTCAACAGGAAATTTCCACAGGCTAAACCGTGATTTTTCGGGAAGTTTCGGAAGTAAACCTTATGCCTTTGAGGAATTAGTGGCAGAATGGGGAGCAACTTTTTTAAGTGCTGAAGCAGGTATAATTTGGCACACCAATAAAAACCATGCAGAATATTTAAAAAATTGGAACAATGCCCTAGTTCACTTGAAAGAAGATAACAAATTTATTATGAAGGCTTGTACAAAAGCGCAGGAATTGTGCGACTATGTTTTGCAGTTTAATAATGAAGGCGAACCAAAATATTTGAATGATATAAAAAAACAAGTTGAAGCCAAAAAGCCAACACCAACAAAAAAACCAACGCCAACAAAAAGTAAAATTGTTGGTTATATGTTGTTAGACAGTTTGTCTGGCGAATTAGCAGCTTCTAAAAAAACAATTGCTGAATTGAAAGCTGTTTACAATTCATTGGAGCAAAACGAAATTGGAAAAGATTTAGAAATTTTTGTTTATGAAATAGTTGTAAAAAACGGAAAAAACACTCAAGGAAAAAGAGTAATAGTTGATTGGAAAAAACCAGTTGAAGCTAAAAAGCCAACACCACGTAAAAAAAAAGTAACGCCAACAAAAGCAATTAAATTAACGCCTTCTCAAAGAAAAAGATACGACAAGGAATTAGCCTCTGACAATTGGAAAAAATACAGCAAAACGTATAATAAAAAGCCAAAAAACGTAATAAAAAAAACTAAAAGCGTAACTAAAACCAATACTACCGTTAAAACAATTGCTTTATCCAAAATTACACTTGATCCTGGACGTTTTCAAAACAGAACAAAATTAAACCAGGCTATTGTAAAAAACATCGTTGAAAACTTCAACGAAACAGAACTCGATCCGTTAATTGTGTGGATTGATCCTAAGAACAAAAAAACCTATCTTCTAGCAGGACATCATAGACACGAAGGATTGAAAACTTTGAAAAAGAAAACCGCACCAATCAAGTATTTTGAAGGAACGGAATCCATGGCCATGGAATTTGCAAAAGTAAAAAGCAACTCGAATAGAAGTTTAGAAACTCCTATTGAACGAGCAAAAATTTACCGTGAATTAAAAGGCAAAAAATCAAAGTCAGAAATTGAAGCATTAGCCAAAAAAACCGAAGGCAAAAACGCTAATTATATTCTAAACCTGGCAGCGTTGAACCCAAAAGGTATAACACTTGAAGCCGTTGAAAAATTAACCGAAAACAGCGACAAGCAAAACGCCTCAATTATTGAACGTATTGCAGACTGGATAGGCGAAGCACGTAAAAAATATGTTGCATTAACCAACGCACATGAAAACGAAATGTACAATTTCTTGATCAATGCAGAAGATAGTAAGCGCATAAGAACAAAAGCCGATTTTCTACAAAAAATCTACGCCATTGCGGGTGGTTTTGATTTTGATGCAAGTAACAGCTTGAATTTAAAAAGGATAAAATATGTAAGCGAAGGCGAAACAACATATAACAAAGAGTACCAGGAACTAAAAGACAAGTTAACCGAACTTCATAACCAATACAAAAGGTTGCAAGATAGATTAACCAATGTTTCTGATCCAGAATATATTTCTCCTTTTGAGGAAACCACATATAAAAATGCTATCAAAAAACAGTTTTCAATAAAAGGCGAAATTGCGCATTTCCATAAAAAGCAAATAGAACTCGAGCAAAACAAAGCTAATTATATCAAAGGCGGAAACAATCAAATTGGACTATTTGGACCAGAAAAGGACCAACTAAACGGCGGCATTTCTGATGTTATGGTAGGTGTTGCAACTGGTGTAACAGCTTCAGTAATTACCAATAAAATTATTCATCCAAAAAAACCAGAAACAGCAGCTAAAACTAATAAATTAATGGCGATGCAGTTTGACAGTTTAGAAATGGACGAAGGTTGGCAGGAACTAATGCAAAACCCTGCGGCAAACATGAAAATTGCTATTTGGGGTGCGCCTAAAAATGGTAAAACGTCAGCAGCTTTACAAATGGCAGATTATTTAACCAAGTTTGGTAAAGTACTCTACAATTTTGCCGATCAAGGTTTTAATAAGTCAACACAAGATTTATGGATCAATAGCGGTTTGTCAGACAATGCAGCAGCAGAACCAAGCGACATCGATAATTTAGCCGATTTAGAAAAAGAAATAAAAACAGGCAAGTATAAGTTTGTTTTTATTGACATGATCAGCGATTACATACGTAAAGAAAAAATTAAACCCGAAGATTTCAAAGAAAAATTCATCAAGCAGTTTCCAAATGTTTCATTCATCCTAATTTTTGAAGTTACCAAAGGCGGAAACTTTAAAGGCGATCAAGGTTGGACACATTTAGTAGATGCAATTATGACAGTAGAAGATTTCCTTATTGAAAATCGAGGTCGTTATGGAGCAGGAGAAAAAATAGTTTGGGAAGAAGGCTTTAAAAGATACAATCCAAAGCGTTACCAGGAATGGTTAGAAGCCAACGCTGAAAATGTAGATTTTGAAGAAATAGAATTTACTGAAGAAATAGAGAAAATTTAATAACCATTAATAAAACCAACAATCATGGAAAAATCAGTTTACAAAGTAGTAAAAAGCAAAGTTAACAACGACGAAAAAAGAGCAATTGCTGGAGCAGTAAAAAAATTAAATTGCACCGAAGATCAGTTAACGGCAAACCACAGCAAAGGAATGTTTGTTTTTGAGTTAAAAAACTCAACAACACCAACCGACAACACAGGCAAAGTGTGTAGATTACCAGGACACAAATTTGTGAAAGGAACGAAAGGCAAAGAGCAAGTAAAAATTTAATCATTAACCATTAAAAAACCAAGCATCATGGCAGAAAAAAGAGTAGCCAAAAAAACAGGATTGACTTCCTGCGGCACAAGATTAAAACCAGGTTACAAGTACAAAAAAGGCGGCGCAATTGTAAAAGTAACTCCAAAAAAGAAAGCAGCAGCTAAAAAGAAAGCTGTTTCTAAAAAAAGAAAGTAAAACCAATCCCGAAGAAATTCGGGATTAAAATTTATTACTATGATTCCATTATTATTAATCGGAACAGCTATTGCAATTGCAGCAGCTTCATCAGAAAAAGAAAAAAACAAGTTAGGCGCAGTAAAAAACCTTATCAATAGATACAGTTCAAGAGGTTCTAAAATTGATGTCAATAATTTAAAACCGCAAGCAAGTATAATGGCAATTAATAAAATAATTGACGGTAAAGTTGAAGATTATACTTTAGACAAAGCTAGAACAGGATCAATTTATTTAAAATTTTATGTCCCAAAAACAGAAATAGATTTCAGTGTTAGAGTTTCTGATCATTCAAAAATTGATGGTGTAGATGATGATACTATTTATGATTATGGTAATGAAATTGATATTAATATTTTTTCTAAAGAAAGGAAAGACGAAGCAATAATTTTTTTAAAAAATTACTTTTCAAAAATTGAAAAACTATCTGTAAATAAAAATGTTTTTATAAATAAAGTTGAAAAGAAAGTTATAAAATCAAAACACCCAGAAATTGTAATCAAACTATTCAAAAAATTAAAAATCAATTATTCTAAAACTGATAAGCAAATTCAGCAACAGATATTAGAAAAAATAATTGAACTAAAACCAACAGCAGTATTAACCAAAAAAGAGTATCAAAAATCAAGAGGTTTGTTTAGATATGTTGGAGAAAGTAAAATTAAAGGTGTTGTAACGCATATTTCTTCAACTGGCGGAATGATATCCATAAAAGGAGAAACAGGAAAAGATTTTACTTTTGATGATAAAAAAATAATAGCTTTAAAAAATATAGCAACAAACAATACAAGTCAATGGGAACATTTTGCAAATGATTATTTTAAAAAATAATCTACATTTGCTTTATGGAAAAATTTGATTTTAAAAGACCAGAATTTCTTTTTTGTGAAATTCCAATTAAAAACGGAACACAAAATGATGACAGAATTTGGATATATTCGCTTGAAAGTTTATCATTAATAGAATTTATTCTTGTTGATGATTTTGTTGATTTTCAATTTACAGGAAAACAAGAACGTTTTGAGTATGAAGATAACGAAGGTTATATCGAAAACTGGTTTGGCGTTTATGTTCAAAATAATTGTGAAGCAACCAACAATAATCCTGATGAAATTTTAAAAAAAGCATGGAAATTTTTAGAAGATTATTTACGTTGGGAAGATACCAACATCGAAGAAAATAGTTGAAAAATATAACCGTTGTCAAATTTTAGATTCCAAAAAACCTCGAGCAGATCTACTCGAGGTTTTTTATTAAAAATCTAATGTATAAAATTCGCCGTAATCTTTTGGCAACAATGCACCAACATCACGCAAATACGTTTCAGTAGTTTTAGCGTTGGTATGACCAATAATAGGACTTAGTTTGCTTACGGCTTCCTGGTGCGTTGCACCTTCTTTTATAAATGTATTGTAAACATCAAGCGCAGCAGTATGACGAAATGAATAAACGCCATATTCTGGACCAAGTGAAAGCGCAGCTTTGAGTTTTTTAAATCGGTTGCTAAAGTGATCTACTTTTGTTTTCTCGAGTGCTTCCCAAACTTCAAAGTTTCCAGTATTGGTAAAAATATGCGCTTTTTGTGGTAAGTTTTCAATGTTTATGCCTTTCAAAAAATCAATGATAGGATCAATCAAACGTTTGCCTTTTTTTCGATTGGTTTTTGTTTCTACATAAAGCGTTTTTTCGGCTAAATTAATGTTTTCTACCTTCAAGCGAATAATTTCCACAGGACGTAAAAACTCGTAAATTACAAACATGATAAAATGATATAATTGTACATCGTTTTGTAGAAGATAATCTTTGATCGTTTTAATTTGTTCGCCAGTAAAAGGTTTGTTTTTTATAGGATCATCTTTGCTAGTTTCATAGTCAACAATATTTTCAACTATAATTTTGTCTTTTTTCAATTTACCAAAAATTGCCGACAAAGTACGTTTATAATTATCTTGAGAAGTTTTGCCTAAGTTCCTGCCTAACGGATCAATTAAATGATTCATAAAAGCAATAATATGAACGTCTTTTAATTCCTTGATATTTTTATCTTCTAAGCCGTTTTCTTTTAACCATTGAGCAAATACTCCTACTCTAACCTTGTAATCGTTTAAAGTGGCTGTTTTTAGTTCTCCTGCCTTGTTGGTTAACGCATATTCTAAAGCAGTTTTAACCGTGTAGTTTTCAAAATCAAATTTATCATTTTTGGTTTTTAAACCTTCAGCAGTAAAAGGATTGAAACCATTGCTTAAAATCAACTCTTGTGCTTTGATCCATGCATTAGCAACCTTCAAACGGTCCTTAACGGTTTTAAATTTATTGATATTTAGTTTATCCATAAATTTAACCATTTTGTTAGTTAATGGATGCCTAAAGTAGTAATAAATGTACCAATACTTACCTGGAACAATTGCAGGTTTTCCGTCAACTTTTGAGCAGTAAAGCCGTACTTCTGAATACTGGTTTTCCACAACTGAAATTTTTAACTTTATAGGTACATTTGTAGGTACACTTTCAAAAACTATCTCTATGTATTTCATTTTTTAGAAACACCTAGAAACGAAAAAACCCTTTAAAATAAAGGGTTTTTGAAGTACTCAAGGCGGGACTTGAACCCGCACGGGCATTACTACCCACTGGATTTTAAGTCCAGCGTGTCTACCAATTCCACCACTCGAGCAATTTATAGGTAGTTGAGCGAAAAACGGGGCTCGAACCCGCGACCTCGACCTTGGCAAGGTCGCGCTCTACCAGCTGAGCTATTTTCGCAATTAAATATTTAAAAGAACTGCATCACTTATCCTGTAATGCGGATGCAAATGTAAAACATAAATTCAATTATACAAACCTTTTTTTGAAAAAAACTTCACTATTTTTTAATCCTTTGATTTACAAAACTAAATAAGTGACACTATTTTTTTTGAAGCATTCTTTTTATTTCATTTAACTTCATTAACGCTTCAACAGGTGTCAAAGTATTAATATCTAAACTTAAAATATCTTCTCTAATTTCCTCCAAAAGAGGATCATCTAAATTGAAAATACTAAGTTGCATTTCATCTTTAGTTGTTTTTATTCCATTTAAAACATCACTTGAATGGTCTTTTTCGAGTTTTTTTAATAATTTCTGTGCTTTTTGAATAACCATTTGAGGCATTCCAGCCATTTTTGCAACATGTATTCCAAAACTATGTGCACTTCCACCTTTTACCAATTTACGGATAAACAAAACCGTATCCTTTAATTCTTTTACAGAAACATTATAATTTTGAATTCTTGGTAATAGTTCAGACATTTCATTAAGTTCATGATAATGTGTAGCAAATAATGTTTTTGGTCTTGCTGGATTTTCATGTAAAAACTCGGCAATTGCCCAAGCAATTGAAATTCCATCATAAGTACTTGTTCCACGACCAATTTCATCTAACAAAACTAAACTTCTATCTGAAATATTATTCAAAATTGAAGCCGTTTCATTCATTTCTACCATAAAAGTAGATTCACCCATCGAAATATTATCGCTTGCACCAACACGAGTAAATATTTTATCTACAATTCCCATTCTAAGTGATTCTGCCGGAACAAAACTTCCCATTTGAGCTAACAAAACAATTAATGCTGTTTGACGTAGAATTGCCGACTTACCAGACATATTTGGTCCCGTAATCATGATTATTTGTTGTGTTTCTCTATCTAGAAAAACATCGTTTGATATATATGGAACGCCAACTGGCAATTGTTTTTCAATAACTGGATGACGACCTTCTTTGATTTCTAATTCAAAAGAATCGTCTAAAATTGGGCAAACATATTTATTATCAATAGCTAATTGAGCAAAGGAAGTTAAACAATCTAATTGTGCCACAAGACTTGCGTTCAATTGTACTTGCTTGATGTAACTGGCAATCCAATTCACTAATTGCTCAAATAATTGACTTTCTATTTGATGAATTTTCTCTTCAGCACCAAGAATTTTTGATTCGTATTCTTTTAATTCCTCTGTGATATACCTTTCGGCATTAACTAAAGTTTGCTTTCTAATCCACTCCGAAGGAACTTTATCCTTATGCGTATTTCGAACTTCAATATAATATCCAAAAACATTATTAAACGAAATTTTTAATGAGGAAATTCCAGTTTTTTCAGATTCTCTAGCTTCAATTGCTTCTAAAAATTCTTTTCCTGAAAAAGCTATGTTTCTAAGTTCATCTAATTCTTGATTCACTCCAACAGCAATGGCATTTCCTTTATTAATAGAAACTGGAGCATCTTGATTTAAAGTGTTTTTTATTTTTTCTCTTAATAAATCGCAAGCATGAAGATTGTCTCCAATAATTCGGACTGCTTCTTGTTTGCTTTCTAAAGCCAAACTTTTGATTGGGATTATAGCATCGAGCGATTCCTTTAAATAAATAACTTCTCTAGGTGAAATTTTTCCAGTGGCAACTTTTGAAATCAATCGTTCTAAATCTGAAATTTGCTTGATTTGATATTGAATCTTTTGAAGCACTTCTTGATTTTCTTTTAAATAGCTAACTACTTCATGACGACTTCTAATTTTGTGAATATCTTTCAACGGCAAAGCCAACCAACGCTTCAACAATCGAGAACCCATTGGAGACAATGTTTTATCAATTACATCAAGCAAAGTAACCGCATTATGAGAATTACTTTGGTATAACTCTAAATTTCTTATCGTAAATCTATCCATCCAAACATAAGCGTCTTCAGCTATTCTTTGGATATTTGTTATGTGCTGTACTTTATTATGTTGCGTTTCTGATAAATAATATAAAATTGAACCTGACGCAATAATTCCATCTGGTAATTCTTCAATACCAAAACCTTTTAATGAATTGGTTTGGAAATGATTGGTTAAAGTTTCAAAAGCGTAGTCTTGTTTATAAACCCAATCTTCTAAATAAAATGTGTTGTAATCTTCACCGAAAGTTTCTTTGAACTGATTTCTATTGTTTTTTTGAATTAAAATTTCACTTGGAACAAAATTTTGCAACAACTTATCGATGTACTCTTCATTTCCTTGCGCTACCAAAAATTCTCCCGTTGAAACATCCAAAAAAGAAATTCCAAGCAATTTTTTTCCAAAATAAATAGAAGCTAAAAAATTATTTGACTTAGAATGCAAAACCTCATCGTTCATTGCAACACCAGGAGTTACTAATTCAGTCACACCACGTTTTACAATCGTTTTAGTCATTTTTGGATCTTCTAATTGGTCACAAATTGCTACACGAAGTCCAGCTTTTACAAGTTTTGGCAAATACGTATTTAAAGAATGGTGCGGAAACCCAGCTAAAGCCGTTTCTGTTTCAGAACCTGCGCCTCTTTTTGTCAAAACTATTCCAAGAATTTTTGAGGCACGAATAGCATCTTCACCAAAAGTTTCATAAAAATCGCCAACTCTAAACAACAAACAAGCATCGGGATACTTGCTTTTTATCTCGTTGTATTGTTTCATTAAAGGTGTTTCTTTGCTTTTGGATTCTTTAGCTGACAAGACTTATTGGTTTTAAAAGATTTTGACAGCGAATTTAATTATTTTAAATGTAACCTGATTTATAATATTAATTTAATCTTAAGTTTAAATTTTACAGGCGTAAAATGAAAATAAATAGATTTGTATCGTAATCATTAAAAAACACTAAAAATGAAAAAAATAATTTTACTTGCTGTCCTTTCAATTGCAGGATTAACTGCAACAAATGCACAAACTACAAAACAAACTGTTAAGAAAGCTGCAGCTAAAGTTGAAGCTCCAAAAGTTGATGGTCCAGGAATGGTTTTTGAAAACGAAACTATTGATTACGGAACTATTACTAAAGGTGCTGATGGAAAAAGAGAATTTGTATTCGTAAACAATGGAACTAAACCTGTTACAATTTCAAATGCTCAAGGTTCATGTGGATGTACTGTTCCTACTAAGCCAGACAGTGCAATCGCTCCAGGTGCAAAAGGTGTAATTGGTGTGAAATATGACACTAACAGAGTTGGTCCTTTTACAAAAACAGTTACTATCACTTCTGATGCTTCAGAAACTCCAAAAGTTTTAACTATAAAAGGTACTGTAGTTGAAGATAAACCAGCAGGTGAAACTATTAAGAGTTAATTATTAATATAGTTTTTCTAAAAAGCTTCCGTTTTTCGGGAGCTTTTTTTTTGAATATCTTTGC
The window above is part of the Flavobacterium sp. PMTSA4 genome. Proteins encoded here:
- a CDS encoding peptidoglycan-binding domain-containing protein, which gives rise to MKSNNTYLYAGLGLLTIIGVVSLSRKKAETTTDIPFNENPTTPLPIVLDENKLLKKGSTGPEVQKLQEMLNVGADGVFGSITEAALYRQKAVKQTTLKQFVALPNANPDRIPSGSRVMINNPNGSNLYIAQQNADKLWYKTNDVFLHMNFGREAGVVRSSTQLGDWYLVLYGNYKMIFVKATDVKKI
- a CDS encoding zincin-like metallopeptidase domain-containing protein, with the translated sequence MPVTKTFNRLGGKSFSRSEITKLSTQAFDEQNFVVHEKISKLLNDNPDTEIFEFEENAVTKLPESLDRLSGLEFKKEGKDFVYYLDGQKAATVNPKGVITWHKKGIGQTGRRKIRKKAHSLDQDILSGLEFIENDADFDQLGKAVSPNDVYQMITDKMLLMIKEATGSGYVQKWKAKQYGTGYTIPFNWETKKRYRGVNVFLLAGFEPLENPYFLTFKQIESNKGKLKKGSKGFPVVYFTYLYKVEDKKKNIDFGTYDKEKAIKYAIEIGKTEKDVKRIPILKYYNVFNGKDVENIDFDLKNFKIGFIENELPASEEKRLPIADAIVENYPSPAPKLKHGGDRAFYSPGQDLIQMPHLVDFETSQDYYRTLFHELSHSTGNFHRLNRDFSGSFGSKPYAFEELVAEWGATFLSAEAGIIWHTNKNHAEYLKNWNNALVHLKEDNKFIMKACTKAQELCDYVLQFNNEGEPKYLNDIKKQVEAKKPTPTKKPTPTKSKIVGYMLLDSLSGELAASKKTIAELKAVYNSLEQNEIGKDLEIFVYEIVVKNGKNTQGKRVIVDWKKPVEAKKPTPRKKKVTPTKAIKLTPSQRKRYDKELASDNWKKYSKTYNKKPKNVIKKTKSVTKTNTTVKTIALSKITLDPGRFQNRTKLNQAIVKNIVENFNETELDPLIVWIDPKNKKTYLLAGHHRHEGLKTLKKKTAPIKYFEGTESMAMEFAKVKSNSNRSLETPIERAKIYRELKGKKSKSEIEALAKKTEGKNANYILNLAALNPKGITLEAVEKLTENSDKQNASIIERIADWIGEARKKYVALTNAHENEMYNFLINAEDSKRIRTKADFLQKIYAIAGGFDFDASNSLNLKRIKYVSEGETTYNKEYQELKDKLTELHNQYKRLQDRLTNVSDPEYISPFEETTYKNAIKKQFSIKGEIAHFHKKQIELEQNKANYIKGGNNQIGLFGPEKDQLNGGISDVMVGVATGVTASVITNKIIHPKKPETAAKTNKLMAMQFDSLEMDEGWQELMQNPAANMKIAIWGAPKNGKTSAALQMADYLTKFGKVLYNFADQGFNKSTQDLWINSGLSDNAAAEPSDIDNLADLEKEIKTGKYKFVFIDMISDYIRKEKIKPEDFKEKFIKQFPNVSFILIFEVTKGGNFKGDQGWTHLVDAIMTVEDFLIENRGRYGAGEKIVWEEGFKRYNPKRYQEWLEANAENVDFEEIEFTEEIEKI
- a CDS encoding tyrosine-type recombinase/integrase — protein: MKYIEIVFESVPTNVPIKLKISVVENQYSEVRLYCSKVDGKPAIVPGKYWYIYYYFRHPLTNKMVKFMDKLNINKFKTVKDRLKVANAWIKAQELILSNGFNPFTAEGLKTKNDKFDFENYTVKTALEYALTNKAGELKTATLNDYKVRVGVFAQWLKENGLEDKNIKELKDVHIIAFMNHLIDPLGRNLGKTSQDNYKRTLSAIFGKLKKDKIIVENIVDYETSKDDPIKNKPFTGEQIKTIKDYLLQNDVQLYHFIMFVIYEFLRPVEIIRLKVENINLAEKTLYVETKTNRKKGKRLIDPIIDFLKGINIENLPQKAHIFTNTGNFEVWEALEKTKVDHFSNRFKKLKAALSLGPEYGVYSFRHTAALDVYNTFIKEGATHQEAVSKLSPIIGHTNAKTTETYLRDVGALLPKDYGEFYTLDF
- the mutS gene encoding DNA mismatch repair protein MutS, whose amino-acid sequence is MSAKESKSKETPLMKQYNEIKSKYPDACLLFRVGDFYETFGEDAIRASKILGIVLTKRGAGSETETALAGFPHHSLNTYLPKLVKAGLRVAICDQLEDPKMTKTIVKRGVTELVTPGVAMNDEVLHSKSNNFLASIYFGKKLLGISFLDVSTGEFLVAQGNEEYIDKLLQNFVPSEILIQKNNRNQFKETFGEDYNTFYLEDWVYKQDYAFETLTNHFQTNSLKGFGIEELPDGIIASGSILYYLSETQHNKVQHITNIQRIAEDAYVWMDRFTIRNLELYQSNSHNAVTLLDVIDKTLSPMGSRLLKRWLALPLKDIHKIRSRHEVVSYLKENQEVLQKIQYQIKQISDLERLISKVATGKISPREVIYLKESLDAIIPIKSLALESKQEAVRIIGDNLHACDLLREKIKNTLNQDAPVSINKGNAIAVGVNQELDELRNIAFSGKEFLEAIEARESEKTGISSLKISFNNVFGYYIEVRNTHKDKVPSEWIRKQTLVNAERYITEELKEYESKILGAEEKIHQIESQLFEQLVNWIASYIKQVQLNASLVAQLDCLTSFAQLAIDNKYVCPILDDSFELEIKEGRHPVIEKQLPVGVPYISNDVFLDRETQQIIMITGPNMSGKSAILRQTALIVLLAQMGSFVPAESLRMGIVDKIFTRVGASDNISMGESTFMVEMNETASILNNISDRSLVLLDEIGRGTSTYDGISIAWAIAEFLHENPARPKTLFATHYHELNEMSELLPRIQNYNVSVKELKDTVLFIRKLVKGGSAHSFGIHVAKMAGMPQMVIQKAQKLLKKLEKDHSSDVLNGIKTTKDEMQLSIFNLDDPLLEEIREDILSLDINTLTPVEALMKLNEIKRMLQKK
- a CDS encoding DUF1573 domain-containing protein, producing MKKIILLAVLSIAGLTATNAQTTKQTVKKAAAKVEAPKVDGPGMVFENETIDYGTITKGADGKREFVFVNNGTKPVTISNAQGSCGCTVPTKPDSAIAPGAKGVIGVKYDTNRVGPFTKTVTITSDASETPKVLTIKGTVVEDKPAGETIKS